The proteins below are encoded in one region of Flavobacterium nackdongense:
- a CDS encoding PKD-like domain-containing protein, whose protein sequence is MRSLYKIIFLFVLLNTGFKLNAKNKDCVDYLALPTATITTNASSVCLGGTSPIITLTGKNGAAPYTFEYKIGTGPNISIVSSGDIATIPVSTSVAGPLTYTVVSVKDSSGTQALSDSVTVTVNPLPVVDFAFTDNQCSGSSVQFTTTSVGSSYAWNFGDGSTSTSQNPTHVFNNTNGNSTQSFNVTLTVTDVNGCTNKTTKVITIQNPDTTLNSDAVSDIYNGYKTFRVCSNTVSEIQFINASTTLATNSNYSINWGDSTPDFTSNTFSTTSHTYSVGLWTLTYTVKGQNGCSISRIYKVFVGNNPAVGIGNPGNTNICSSTPLTFPITGTENNPPGTIYTITFNDGSAPLTFNHPPPASVTHTFLKTSCGITSNNGSTIYQNSFSANIEASNPCDTSAGSVVPIRVSVSPIVNFTIPKPITCTNTPICLTNTTIGGAIPTNTTCGNPKLIWSISPSTGFTLSSGTLGNDNSGSSNTNTWTSGTNDICPVFNLPGIYTITLKVGGNSCPSDQITKTICIEPPLVPAFTLSHISGCSPLAVGTTNTTATANSCSPPTYQWNVTYTASNCGTSSNYTLLNGTSLTSFEPEFNFINSGTYSITLTTTNSCGSVTSAIQTVTVKKPPTVSITPIASLCQSLPTTTISPAATVVNCGTQNPLSYAWSFPGGSPATSNLAVPGPISYSTTGTFTVSLTVTNECGTTTATNQTFTISASPTITGTLFSCIGSTSQLTGSATAAATNPWISSAPAVATVSSAGLVKGIAAGTTTIIYTNSLGCKSTELFTVNPTPTVSFSIPNQILCSGDTSTAVNLSSVVGATINWTAVQPAGISGVVLSGTTTLPAQTLINSTNANIVVTYNATATVTGGATCSGVPFPYTITVKPKPFIATNMTATTCSGNLFAVTPTNGAGNTIPIGTTYSWGIPLVTGGLTGGAAGTNQTAITGTLTNPSNSSQTATYTVTPLLNGCSGLPFDVVVTVHPKPDVNATPNLVLCAGETSTAINFTGSVSGATFNWNSNITSIGIPATGINTIPSFSALNTGTTPIVATITVTPTANGCPGTSKTFTITVNPTPTVNPISSIIRCNGSATGLINFTGTVSGTSFEWTNDNTSIGLAASGSGNIASFTAINGGASPQIANITVTPKANGCTGTVRTFTITVNPSPTVDLPSNQTVCNGQQTTAVAFTGSLINTLYNWTNNNTSIGLGASGVGDIPAFTALNNGTNPVVATITVTPILNGCTGTARNFTITVNPSPAVLFTPSNQIICSGSASALVNLSSAAAGTTFAWTAVEPVGITGVITSGTNTIPVQTLTNSTHLPIVVTYLATAESTSGVSCQGISYPYTITVNPVPSITSALAQTICSATAFSIIPVDGGSNSIPVGTTYSWAAPVVTGGIIGGIASNNQATISGTLTNPTDTVQTATYTVIPKAGSCTGSPFTVAITVNPLPKVQFSGANQTICSSSTSSAITLSSPTTGAISFNWTATIPAGISGATATGTDTIPVQSLTNTTASPLTVLYKATATILTNGISCTGPSFDYKITVNPAITTSSVLSNYSGFNVSAVGASDGSIDITVTGGSGTYSYLWSGPGSFSATTQDITNVPAGVYSLTINDGVCSARVLNFTLTSPQPLIIQEDLSAHIDVKCFDNKTGVLKLDITQESVGPYDYFLTLQGGGTITSVLDSAAISYTFINLAAGIYDIKVTDANGSVKTIAGILISQPSGVTASITSQTNVGCAGDATGSATVTASGGVGTLTYSWNTIPVQTSTTAAGLKAGTYIVTITDTNGCSVQKQVLITEPNAILTTISAQTNVLCFGNTTGSATVSASGGTGILSYSWDTVPVQTTATVSGLAAGNYHLTVTDANGCSTIQSVIITQPPAGLSSTISNSSDVSCFGGNDGSATATVSGGTAPYSYIWNTIPAQTLATATGLKAGTYSVSISDVNGCSTSTSVTINEPIGMVASISAQTNVFCSGHSTGSATVSASGGTLPYTYSWNTIPAQTTDVAVNLPIGTYTATVTDAKGCTTTAQAIITEPNGIVTSIASQTNVDCFGNSTGAVTVLASGGAGTLTYAWDTNPVQTTPSLTGLLAGVYHLTVTDSNNCTKVQTVTITEPQDIVITTDLEKDITCFNAANGEIKITITGGSIPYTYAWTKDGLPFSTAEDVSNLSPGIYTVTVSDANSCGPKTASFTITQPPILAVNLNNKADILCFGAATGAINVNITGGTLPYNYAWSGPNGFTSSSQNLTNVVAGSYALTVTDNSGCIKTLSVSLTQPTAITITAATTPIICYGGNDASISLTITGGVAPYAIVWSNLGSGSFQDNLSAGDYLVTVTDANNCTSTLNVNIPEAPIFTINPVVKNISCFGAKNGSINLNLVGGIPLVKLVWDDSAVAGTTRNNLGPGSYTVTIIDGKPCTIKRTFIILEPQLLVLQGNITNALDCNDANSGAINLLVSGGSAPFTYSWSNGATTEDLTNVPAGNYLVTVKDANGCSQQAQYSINRPPPITISVETKTDFNCETKYVKQTFISKVSGGVPPYQLIWSSGTVSGANNEMMTTNQNGTVILNVTDALGCKANYTFTVDIPVLGSPSFDVSSTANTNYGAYSINDPIQFTNTATGNFISMIWDFGDGATSTELNPVHTFVNPKDYVVTQTVTYPFGCVYVQKITLSVEKGYVLVVPTAFTPNNDSLNDTFRPVTKGLKKVRLDIYDTWGSLIYSETGDVIRGWDGKIKGGNAENGNYYSKVSGLTFYGTTVNENTPFVLLK, encoded by the coding sequence ATGAGAAGCCTATATAAAATAATTTTTCTGTTTGTTTTATTGAATACCGGATTCAAGTTAAATGCTAAAAATAAAGATTGTGTAGATTATTTGGCGCTGCCAACTGCAACAATAACAACAAATGCTTCGTCTGTTTGTCTTGGAGGTACAAGTCCTATTATTACTTTGACTGGAAAAAATGGAGCTGCACCCTACACCTTTGAATATAAAATAGGAACAGGACCCAATATCAGTATAGTTTCGAGCGGTGATATTGCCACTATTCCTGTTTCCACATCTGTTGCTGGACCACTCACTTATACTGTAGTAAGTGTTAAAGATTCATCCGGAACTCAAGCACTTTCTGATAGTGTAACTGTAACTGTAAACCCATTACCAGTAGTTGATTTTGCTTTTACTGATAATCAGTGTTCGGGAAGCTCGGTACAATTTACCACAACAAGTGTTGGCAGTTCCTATGCTTGGAATTTTGGAGATGGATCTACCTCAACTAGTCAGAATCCTACTCATGTATTTAATAATACTAATGGAAATTCAACGCAATCATTTAATGTAACTTTAACAGTTACTGATGTCAATGGATGTACTAATAAAACGACAAAAGTTATCACTATTCAAAATCCAGATACTACTTTAAATTCAGATGCGGTTTCAGATATTTATAATGGATATAAAACTTTTAGAGTTTGTTCTAATACCGTCTCTGAAATCCAATTTATTAATGCCTCTACAACTTTAGCGACAAACAGTAATTACAGTATCAATTGGGGAGATTCAACTCCTGATTTTACTTCAAATACATTTTCAACAACTTCTCATACTTATTCTGTTGGATTATGGACATTAACCTACACGGTGAAAGGACAAAATGGATGTTCCATTTCAAGGATATATAAAGTGTTTGTTGGTAATAATCCAGCAGTAGGTATTGGAAATCCTGGTAATACAAATATTTGTAGTTCAACACCTCTTACATTTCCGATTACCGGAACAGAAAACAATCCTCCTGGAACGATTTACACAATTACTTTTAATGATGGTTCAGCACCTTTAACTTTTAATCATCCCCCCCCTGCCTCTGTAACACATACTTTTTTAAAAACTTCATGCGGTATTACTAGTAATAATGGTTCAACAATTTATCAAAATTCATTTTCAGCAAATATTGAAGCCTCAAATCCTTGTGATACTTCGGCAGGAAGCGTTGTTCCTATACGTGTTTCAGTGTCTCCAATTGTTAATTTTACAATACCAAAACCTATAACTTGTACTAATACCCCAATCTGTTTAACCAACACAACAATAGGAGGAGCAATACCAACAAATACAACTTGTGGAAATCCAAAATTGATATGGTCAATTTCTCCGTCGACAGGTTTTACACTTAGCAGTGGAACTTTGGGCAACGATAACAGTGGCTCTTCAAATACAAATACTTGGACATCGGGTACAAATGATATTTGTCCCGTTTTCAATTTGCCAGGTATTTATACAATTACATTAAAAGTAGGTGGAAATTCGTGTCCATCTGATCAAATTACCAAAACTATTTGCATTGAACCCCCACTAGTACCAGCATTCACTCTTAGCCACATCAGTGGTTGTAGTCCGTTGGCTGTTGGAACTACTAACACTACTGCTACTGCAAATTCTTGTTCGCCTCCAACATACCAATGGAATGTTACTTATACTGCTTCAAATTGTGGAACTAGTTCAAATTATACTTTATTAAACGGAACAAGCTTGACCTCTTTTGAGCCCGAATTTAATTTTATAAATTCTGGAACCTATTCTATAACTTTAACTACTACCAATTCATGCGGTTCTGTTACATCAGCAATTCAAACGGTTACAGTCAAAAAACCACCAACAGTAAGTATAACTCCAATTGCTTCCCTTTGTCAAAGTTTGCCAACCACCACAATAAGTCCAGCCGCTACGGTTGTTAACTGCGGAACGCAAAACCCTTTGAGTTATGCTTGGAGTTTTCCCGGAGGTTCGCCAGCAACTTCAAATTTAGCCGTTCCCGGTCCCATTAGTTACAGTACGACTGGTACTTTTACAGTATCATTAACCGTTACCAATGAATGTGGTACAACTACGGCAACAAATCAAACTTTTACCATAAGCGCTTCGCCAACTATAACTGGTACCTTGTTTTCGTGTATTGGTTCTACTTCCCAATTAACGGGTTCGGCAACCGCAGCTGCAACAAATCCTTGGATCTCCTCTGCACCGGCAGTTGCTACAGTGAGTTCTGCCGGATTAGTGAAAGGAATTGCAGCAGGAACGACAACCATTATCTATACCAATAGTCTTGGATGTAAATCAACCGAACTCTTTACAGTCAACCCGACCCCTACCGTTAGTTTTTCGATTCCAAACCAGATTCTTTGTTCCGGCGATACATCGACTGCAGTAAACTTAAGCAGTGTTGTGGGAGCAACTATTAATTGGACAGCTGTGCAGCCTGCAGGAATATCAGGGGTTGTACTAAGTGGCACCACAACCCTTCCTGCTCAAACCTTGATTAATAGCACCAATGCTAATATCGTGGTCACTTACAATGCCACAGCAACTGTAACCGGCGGCGCCACTTGTTCTGGAGTCCCATTCCCTTATACCATTACGGTAAAACCGAAACCCTTTATTGCCACCAATATGACTGCTACAACGTGTAGTGGCAACTTATTTGCCGTTACACCAACTAATGGTGCTGGAAATACTATTCCCATCGGAACGACTTACTCTTGGGGAATACCCCTTGTAACCGGTGGTTTGACTGGTGGAGCTGCCGGAACGAATCAAACCGCTATTACAGGCACTTTGACCAATCCCAGTAATAGTTCGCAAACCGCTACTTATACTGTAACTCCATTGTTGAATGGTTGTTCAGGCTTACCCTTTGATGTGGTTGTCACCGTGCATCCAAAACCTGATGTAAATGCAACGCCAAACCTTGTTCTTTGTGCCGGAGAAACTAGTACAGCAATCAATTTTACTGGGTCGGTGTCCGGGGCGACTTTCAATTGGAATTCCAATATCACAAGCATTGGAATTCCAGCTACCGGCATCAACACTATTCCTTCCTTTTCGGCTCTAAATACGGGGACAACTCCAATTGTCGCAACTATTACTGTAACACCAACAGCGAATGGATGTCCGGGGACTTCGAAAACCTTTACCATCACTGTAAATCCAACACCTACGGTAAATCCTATAAGTAGTATTATACGATGTAATGGCTCAGCAACTGGTCTTATTAACTTTACAGGAACTGTTTCAGGAACTAGTTTTGAATGGACAAACGACAACACAAGCATAGGTTTGGCAGCAAGCGGAAGCGGGAACATCGCTTCATTTACAGCTATAAATGGTGGTGCTAGCCCTCAAATTGCCAACATCACAGTCACCCCAAAAGCAAATGGTTGTACCGGAACAGTTAGAACTTTTACCATTACCGTTAATCCTAGTCCAACGGTGGATTTGCCTTCCAATCAAACGGTTTGCAACGGACAACAAACTACTGCCGTTGCCTTTACAGGATCCCTTATCAATACCCTTTATAATTGGACCAACAATAATACAAGTATTGGTCTAGGAGCCTCTGGTGTGGGAGATATCCCTGCATTTACAGCCCTAAATAACGGAACTAATCCGGTTGTTGCCACGATTACAGTGACCCCTATTTTGAATGGTTGTACTGGAACTGCTCGAAATTTTACTATTACAGTAAACCCATCGCCTGCAGTCCTCTTTACGCCTTCCAATCAAATTATATGTTCGGGTTCGGCCTCTGCTTTAGTCAATTTGAGTAGCGCAGCAGCGGGAACTACTTTTGCATGGACAGCGGTGGAACCCGTTGGAATTACGGGAGTCATCACGAGTGGTACCAATACTATTCCTGTGCAAACTTTAACCAATTCGACCCATCTCCCGATTGTGGTTACCTATTTGGCAACAGCCGAATCGACTAGTGGGGTAAGTTGTCAAGGAATTTCATATCCTTATACCATAACTGTTAATCCTGTTCCCTCCATCACCTCTGCCCTAGCTCAAACCATCTGTTCTGCAACTGCTTTTTCCATCATTCCAGTTGATGGTGGTAGCAATAGTATTCCAGTTGGAACCACTTATTCTTGGGCAGCACCGGTAGTTACCGGAGGAATTATTGGAGGCATAGCGTCAAACAATCAAGCAACTATTAGTGGTACATTAACCAATCCGACAGATACAGTACAAACAGCAACTTATACCGTAATTCCAAAAGCAGGCAGTTGTACAGGCAGTCCCTTTACGGTAGCGATTACCGTTAATCCGTTGCCAAAGGTGCAATTTTCAGGAGCCAATCAAACGATTTGCAGTAGTTCAACAAGTTCAGCCATAACGTTATCGAGTCCAACAACAGGCGCTATTAGTTTCAATTGGACGGCAACAATACCAGCTGGAATATCTGGAGCAACTGCAACAGGAACCGACACAATTCCTGTCCAATCTTTAACCAATACCACTGCTAGTCCACTGACAGTACTTTATAAAGCAACAGCAACTATACTTACCAACGGTATTTCGTGTACCGGTCCAAGTTTCGATTATAAAATAACCGTGAATCCAGCTATTACAACATCGAGTGTTTTGTCTAATTATAGTGGTTTCAATGTAAGTGCTGTTGGTGCCTCGGATGGATCAATTGATATTACAGTTACAGGAGGCTCTGGAACGTACAGCTATTTATGGTCAGGTCCAGGTTCCTTTTCGGCAACAACCCAAGACATCACCAATGTGCCTGCGGGAGTATATTCCTTAACAATAAATGACGGGGTTTGCAGTGCTAGGGTATTGAATTTTACTTTGACTTCGCCCCAACCTTTGATAATTCAAGAAGATCTTTCGGCCCATATTGATGTGAAGTGTTTTGATAATAAGACGGGAGTCCTAAAATTGGATATCACACAAGAATCTGTTGGCCCCTATGATTATTTTTTGACCCTACAAGGCGGAGGTACTATTACAAGCGTTTTGGATTCGGCAGCCATAAGTTATACTTTTATCAATTTGGCTGCAGGGATTTATGATATTAAAGTTACCGATGCGAATGGCAGTGTAAAAACTATTGCTGGCATCCTAATCAGTCAACCTAGTGGAGTAACTGCTTCCATAACCTCTCAAACCAATGTCGGTTGTGCCGGAGATGCCACCGGTTCAGCCACGGTTACGGCTAGTGGCGGAGTCGGCACTTTAACCTATTCTTGGAATACGATTCCCGTTCAAACCTCAACAACAGCTGCAGGATTGAAGGCAGGAACGTATATTGTTACTATAACCGATACCAATGGTTGTTCCGTTCAAAAACAAGTCCTAATTACCGAGCCTAATGCCATTCTTACTACCATAAGTGCTCAAACCAATGTCTTATGTTTTGGCAATACTACTGGTTCCGCGACGGTATCTGCTAGCGGAGGAACAGGAATTTTATCCTATTCTTGGGATACCGTTCCAGTACAAACCACAGCGACTGTTAGTGGATTAGCGGCAGGCAATTATCATTTAACCGTTACTGATGCCAATGGATGTTCTACCATTCAGTCGGTAATCATTACCCAACCACCGGCAGGACTCAGTTCGACGATTTCGAATTCATCAGATGTTAGTTGCTTTGGAGGAAATGATGGAAGTGCCACTGCCACCGTTTCTGGCGGAACAGCACCTTATTCCTATATTTGGAATACGATTCCGGCCCAAACATTGGCGACAGCCACAGGATTAAAAGCTGGAACTTACAGTGTTTCAATATCTGACGTCAATGGTTGCAGCACCTCAACCTCTGTTACTATCAACGAACCTATCGGAATGGTAGCCAGTATTAGTGCTCAAACTAATGTATTCTGTTCTGGACACAGCACCGGTTCGGCAACCGTTTCTGCCAGTGGCGGTACTCTTCCTTATACTTATTCTTGGAATACAATACCGGCTCAAACGACCGATGTGGCAGTCAATTTACCCATTGGAACCTATACTGCAACTGTCACCGATGCCAAAGGTTGTACCACAACAGCACAAGCCATTATAACAGAACCCAACGGCATTGTCACTTCCATCGCTTCACAAACCAATGTAGATTGTTTTGGAAATAGCACAGGAGCTGTAACTGTTTTAGCTAGTGGAGGTGCAGGAACTTTGACTTATGCTTGGGATACCAATCCGGTACAAACCACCCCTTCTTTAACGGGTTTACTCGCAGGAGTATATCATTTGACTGTAACTGATTCGAACAATTGTACCAAAGTGCAAACCGTAACCATCACCGAACCCCAAGATATTGTCATCACCACCGATTTAGAAAAAGACATCACTTGCTTTAATGCTGCCAATGGTGAAATCAAAATCACGATTACTGGAGGCAGCATTCCTTATACTTATGCTTGGACAAAAGATGGACTTCCTTTTAGTACTGCCGAAGATGTATCGAATTTAAGCCCTGGAATTTATACTGTAACAGTTTCAGACGCCAATAGTTGCGGTCCAAAAACAGCTTCGTTTACCATTACCCAACCTCCTATTTTAGCTGTGAATTTGAATAATAAAGCCGATATTTTGTGTTTTGGAGCAGCTACAGGAGCGATAAATGTCAACATTACAGGGGGTACTTTGCCTTATAACTATGCTTGGTCAGGGCCCAATGGTTTTACAAGTTCAAGTCAAAACTTAACGAATGTCGTCGCGGGATCGTATGCTTTGACAGTTACCGACAATTCAGGTTGCATCAAAACCCTAAGTGTTAGCTTGACACAACCGACCGCCATTACAATTACCGCAGCTACCACTCCCATTATTTGTTATGGAGGAAATGACGCTTCGATCAGCTTAACCATCACAGGAGGTGTTGCGCCTTATGCCATCGTTTGGAGCAACTTAGGAAGCGGCAGTTTTCAGGACAATCTATCGGCGGGAGATTATCTAGTGACGGTTACCGATGCTAATAATTGTACCTCGACCTTGAATGTCAATATTCCCGAGGCACCCATTTTCACGATAAATCCAGTGGTAAAAAACATTAGTTGTTTTGGCGCTAAAAACGGCAGTATCAATCTTAATTTGGTAGGTGGCATTCCTCTTGTAAAACTGGTTTGGGATGATAGTGCCGTGGCGGGAACCACTCGAAATAATCTCGGGCCAGGCTCGTACACCGTCACCATCATCGATGGTAAACCCTGCACCATCAAACGAACCTTTATCATATTGGAACCTCAATTACTAGTGTTGCAAGGAAATATCACGAATGCCCTTGATTGCAACGATGCCAATAGTGGTGCGATAAATCTACTCGTTTCTGGAGGTTCTGCTCCCTTTACTTATTCGTGGTCGAATGGAGCAACAACAGAGGATTTAACTAATGTTCCCGCGGGAAATTATTTGGTTACTGTAAAAGACGCCAATGGTTGTAGCCAACAAGCGCAATACAGTATCAATCGCCCACCTCCTATCACGATTAGTGTGGAAACCAAAACGGATTTTAATTGCGAAACCAAATACGTCAAACAAACGTTCATATCCAAAGTTTCGGGTGGCGTTCCTCCATATCAACTGATTTGGTCTAGTGGTACGGTAAGTGGCGCCAATAATGAAATGATGACTACCAATCAAAATGGAACTGTCATTTTAAACGTGACCGATGCCCTTGGCTGTAAAGCCAATTATACTTTTACGGTTGACATTCCCGTATTAGGTTCCCCTTCTTTCGATGTCAGTTCGACGGCTAATACCAACTATGGAGCTTATTCTATCAATGACCCTATTCAATTTACTAATACAGCCACTGGTAATTTTATCAGTATGATTTGGGATTTTGGCGATGGCGCTACCTCTACCGAACTTAATCCCGTGCATACTTTCGTCAATCCAAAGGATTACGTCGTCACCCAAACAGTCACTTATCCTTTTGGTTGTGTCTATGTACAGAAAATTACCCTTTCAGTAGAAAAAGGGTATGTATTGGTGGTTCCAACGGCTTTCACTCCCAACAATGATAGTTTAAATGATACTTTTAGACCTGTGACAAAGGGCTTGAAAAAAGTACGTCTGGATATTTATGACACTTGGGGATCTTTGATTTATTCTGAAACTGGAGACGTAATAAGGGGTTGGGATGGCAAAATTAAAGGTGGTAATGCTGAAAATGGCAATTATTATTCTAAAGTGAGTGGCCTAACTTTTTATGGAACTACTGTCAATGAAAACACCCCATTTGTATTACTAAAATAA
- a CDS encoding PorP/SprF family type IX secretion system membrane protein: protein MNLKLVLYILVATLTTLEVKAQDPVFTQYYFVPETQNGAFTGAVNTLHTGILHRTQWPDGARRLDTEYAFINGSVGNLSEDSRPYDSNLQNIGIGLTILNQHEVFTNYNYTQINGVTSLNLDLDNFSSNLRLILGLEAGYGLKNFNFKSLLYEDQINTDNGSINGGTNDPSQFYLRNKVNFLDISSGFLLYDEDFWLGISLKHLNTPNIAFESEGEVPLDMNLSIQSGYSFDLDRNPNFTFLPDYSKFVLTSNFMKQGEYNRLDFGSALHFNPFILGVIAATNPMPKSDQSHLLTSINLIGSIQINNFTFGYSYDISTSKIDNTQGVHEFSLTWQIGRECHSCNNYLVRRPWGRNY from the coding sequence ATGAATTTAAAACTTGTTTTATATATACTAGTTGCCACCCTCACTACACTTGAAGTGAAGGCCCAAGACCCTGTTTTTACGCAATACTATTTTGTTCCTGAGACCCAGAACGGTGCTTTTACCGGAGCTGTCAACACTCTCCATACAGGCATATTGCATAGAACCCAGTGGCCGGATGGTGCCCGACGACTCGATACCGAATATGCCTTTATCAATGGGTCCGTGGGGAATTTATCCGAGGATTCTCGTCCATATGATTCCAATCTGCAAAATATTGGTATTGGTCTTACCATTCTCAATCAGCACGAAGTTTTTACCAATTATAATTATACTCAAATCAATGGGGTAACTTCGTTGAATCTTGATTTAGACAATTTTTCTTCGAACTTACGATTGATTTTAGGTTTAGAAGCGGGCTATGGTTTGAAAAATTTCAATTTCAAAAGTCTTTTGTATGAAGACCAAATCAACACCGATAATGGTAGTATCAATGGCGGAACTAACGACCCCAGTCAATTTTACCTCAGGAACAAAGTCAATTTCTTAGATATTTCTTCTGGCTTTTTGCTCTATGACGAAGATTTTTGGCTAGGTATTTCTTTAAAGCATCTCAACACCCCCAATATTGCCTTCGAATCGGAAGGCGAAGTCCCTTTGGATATGAATTTGTCCATTCAAAGTGGCTATTCCTTTGATCTTGACAGGAACCCTAATTTTACGTTCTTGCCTGATTATTCGAAGTTTGTCCTCACTTCTAATTTTATGAAACAAGGGGAATACAATCGCTTGGATTTTGGTAGTGCTTTACATTTTAACCCTTTTATTCTAGGAGTTATTGCAGCTACCAACCCTATGCCAAAAAGTGATCAAAGTCATCTTCTTACTTCCATCAATCTGATTGGTTCTATCCAAATCAACAACTTCACTTTTGGTTATTCTTATGACATCAGCACTTCAAAAATAGATAATACTCAAGGTGTACACGAATTTTCACTAACCTGGCAAATTGGAAGAGAATGCCATAGTTGCAACAATTATTTGGTGAGAAGGCCTTGGGGGAGGAATTATTAA
- the tnpA gene encoding IS200/IS605 family transposase, with protein MSFIKVYIHFVWSTKNRVPFLETREIRQMMWNYIRKNATEKGIHIDFINGYSDHCHCLISLGADQTIQKVMQLIKGESSFWMNKQKLILDRFEWQDEYFAVSVSESVLDRVRNYIKNQEQHHSKKTFDEEYNEFIIKYGFQKFVDE; from the coding sequence ATGTCATTCATAAAAGTATACATTCATTTTGTGTGGTCCACAAAAAACAGAGTTCCATTTCTGGAAACCAGAGAAATAAGACAAATGATGTGGAATTACATCCGCAAAAATGCAACAGAAAAAGGAATTCATATTGATTTTATCAATGGATATTCTGATCATTGTCATTGCTTGATTTCTCTTGGGGCAGATCAAACCATTCAAAAAGTAATGCAATTAATAAAAGGTGAATCTTCCTTTTGGATGAATAAACAAAAATTAATCTTGGATAGATTCGAATGGCAGGATGAGTATTTTGCTGTTTCTGTTAGTGAATCTGTATTAGACAGAGTGCGGAATTATATCAAAAATCAAGAGCAGCACCATAGCAAAAAAACATTTGATGAAGAATATAATGAATTTATCATCAAATATGGGTTTCAAAAATTTGTTGATGAATAA
- a CDS encoding DUF4359 domain-containing protein: MKTKQIALIAVSIILIIAIFTNPNQTAHKEKVKTTITSLFQKQLKENETESNNSFQALGSLLGTSLINTIVENGVSCDNYILFSITKFTYEGQEKSIGYGLLGKVFLSSKIEDAFRKKQ, encoded by the coding sequence ATGAAAACAAAACAAATAGCTTTAATTGCAGTGAGTATTATTTTAATAATAGCAATTTTCACAAATCCAAATCAAACTGCACATAAAGAAAAAGTAAAAACTACAATTACATCGTTGTTCCAAAAACAATTGAAAGAAAATGAAACTGAATCAAATAATAGTTTTCAGGCCTTAGGAAGTTTATTAGGCACTTCTCTAATTAATACAATAGTTGAAAATGGGGTTAGCTGTGACAATTATATTCTTTTTTCCATTACAAAATTTACATATGAAGGTCAAGAAAAATCAATTGGTTATGGTTTATTGGGGAAAGTTTTTCTTTCAAGCAAAATAGAAGATGCTTTTAGAAAGAAACAATAA